In Cydia fagiglandana chromosome 9, ilCydFagi1.1, whole genome shotgun sequence, a single window of DNA contains:
- the LOC134667782 gene encoding uncharacterized protein LOC134667782, whose amino-acid sequence MGGSDKSGEKDDAGVDTVMIARDYQLLWSKLDRSTKEQFELEHNSDDIPEFSKLQNFVEKRYRALDAAGSTGFVASTPQPSSSKPSRPVDLLLNVNILASSLRPGLTHGAPGQATALNTIFGWILMGDAGDCATDICRSRFRGNSCQLVVGRLSIDDSIKRFWELEDVRSPNTVILSKEDQLCEEYFLANFRRTEEGRFVVPLPFADTSNKPTFSGSRAIALRKFSSLERKLLSNSDFYKNYVAFMKDYESCRHLEECDPPRVDEGKFFYIPHHGVLRPSSTSTPLRVVFDASAKDSRGISLNDALLPGQKLQNNIFHLLLRFRWHNVVFTADVKQMYRQILVSPEDAEYQRILWRPSVNEPVRDYRLLTVTYGVSSAPYQALRTIAQLARQSGEEYPSGSAVLDRDIYVDDVVSGAHSIEEARKLRSELSTILASGGFHLRKWTSNHQEFFDGVPSSDLYSEDFREFNSIGDISLKILGLSWLPQADDFTFRVAVEDRRCTKRTILSEIARIFDPLGLLSPVTFLAKYLMQLLWVSGVSWDDDAPENLVSEWREFKAQLPSLRSVSVPRRMVNDFVSLEVHGFCDASERGFCAVVYVRTSGEDGTQYVQLVCGKSRVAPLRKLSIPRLELLAAVLLADLVESVATALEPLHKIDKVYAWSDSSVALTWIKSCPSKWKTFVANRVSHIQEIIAPDCWRHVRTGDNPADCGSRGLLPDDLVHHSNWWKGPSWLVLDKSDWPKSTLSVDVDVLHEERKVTVLTVSVQETWTDNLMNKFSALRTLQRVLAYCFRFVHNVRNRETPNNLLDGPLTPLEIKQALMFLVRSVQQHHFASEIEKVKNNLSNFLPKAFKKLSPFLDDAGLLRVGGRLSRASLEFDVKHPLLLPRDDRLTSLLIDEYHKRFMHPGVQTLHNLLAQHFWILSPKRAIHAVTSKCMKCFRVRPLGAPAPFMGDLPSYRVAQLKAFLSAAVDFGGPFDIALGRGRGNKTYKGYICVFVCTSTKAVHTELVTELSSDAFLAALRRFVARRGRCNRLVSDQGKNFVGASNILQRIVGDAATHSEIKFEFNPPGSPHFSGLAEAGIKAVKTHLARVIGSQRLTYEEFLTILTQVEALLNSRPLTPLSTDPNDLSALTPGHFLTTEPLSVVPEEDLSDVRVSPLQRWKLLQKMHQDFWNKWSKEYMHTLHQRMKWHDRQPNVQIGALVLVVNEQTSPMKWPLGRIIDTHPGSDGICRVVTVRTAIGLYKRPVVKLCPLPA is encoded by the exons ATGGGAGGCAGTGATAAGTCTGGCGAGAAAGATGATGCTGGCGTAGACACGGTGATGATTGCTCGTGATTATCAG TTACTGTGGTCGAAGCTGGATAGGAGCACGAAGGAGCAGTTTGAGCTAGAACACAACTCCGATGATATCCCGGAGTTTAGTAAATTGCAGAATTTTGTTGAGAAAAGATACCGAGCACTAGATGCTGCAGGGTCAACGGGCTTCGTTGCTAGTACCCCTCAGCCTAGCAGTAGTAAGCCTTCTA GACCTGTTGACTTGCTGCTGAACGTCAACATTCTCGCTTCTTCGTTACGCCCTGGTTTGACCCATGGGGCCCCTGGCCAGGCGACTGCCCTCAACACCATCTTCGGGTGGATTTTGATGGGTGACGCAGGCGACTGTGCAACGGACATCTGTCGTTCTCGGTTCCGTGGTAACAGTTGTCAACTGGTCGTGGGCAGGTTATCAATTGACGACTCTATTAAGAGGTTCTGGGAGTTGGAAGATGTCCGCTCTCCGAACACCGTCATTTTGTCGAAGGAGGATCAGCTGTGCGAGGAATATTTTCTCGCTAACTTTCGTCGCACAGAGGAAGGTAGATTCGTCGTTCCTCTACCTTTCGCTGACACTTCCAATAAACCCACCTTCTCGGGCTCTCGAGCCATTGCTCTTAGGAAATTTTCGTCGCTGGAGCGAAAGTTACTCAGTAACTCCGACTTCTACAAAAACTATGTAGCCTTTATGAAGGATTACGAAAGCTGTCGCCACCTTGAGGAGTGTGACCCTCCAAGGGTGGATGAGGGGAAGTTCTTCTACATCCCCCACCATGGAGTATTGAGGCCCTCGTCAACCAGTACTCCTCTCCGGGTCGTCTTTGACGCCAGTGCCAAGGACAGCCGAGGCATCTCGCTAAATGATGCGCTACTGCCAGGGCAGAAGCTGCAAAATAACATTTTCCACTTGCTCCTTCGTTTTCGGTGGCATAATGTTGTTTTCACGGCCGACGTCAAGCAAATGTATAGACAAATTTTAGTGTCCCCGGAAGATGCTGAATATCAGCGTATCCTATGGCGTCCGTCTGTCAATGAGCCTGTCCGGGACTATCGGCTGCTGACCGTTACTTACGGCGTTTCGTCCGCTCCTTACCAAGCTCTCCGAACTATTGCTCAGTTGGCAAGGCAATCGGGTGAAGAATACCCTTCCGGTTCGGCAGTTCTAGACCGCGACATCTATGTCGACGACGTGGTGTCTGGAGCTCATTCTATCGAAGAAGCACGGAAGCTTCGTTCGGAGTTGTCGACGATATTAGCTTCTGGCGGTTTCCATTTGCGGAAATGGACGTCGAACCACCAGGAGTTCTTCGACGGTGTCCCCTCCTCAGACTTGTATTCTGAAGACTTTCGGGAGTTCAACTCCATTGGGGACATCTCACTAAAAATTCTTGGCCTCTCGTGGTTACCTCAGGCAGACGACTTCACCTTTCGAGTGGCTGTCGAAGATCGTCGGTGCACTAAACGTACCATCCTCTCGGAGATTGCTCGGATCTTTGACCCTCTGGGCCTTCTCTCACCTGTGACGTTCTTAGCGAAATATCTCATGCAGTTGCTGTGGGTCTCAGGTGTCTCGTGGGATGACGACGCGCCAGAGAACCTTGTATCCGAATGGCGAGAGTTCAAAGCGCAGCTGCCTTCGTTGAGGTCCGTGTCTGTCCCGCGTCGTATGGTCAACGATTTCGTCTCGCTCGAAGTTCACGGGTTCTGCGACGCCTCAGAGCGAGGGTTTTGCGCGGTGGTTTACGTTCGAACGTCAGGCGAGGACGGAACGCAGTACGTCCAGTTGGTCTGTGGTAAATCGAGAGTGGCACCCctgcgtaaattgtctatacCACGTCTCGAGTTGCTGGCCGCGGTACTACTTGCAGACCTAGTGGAGTCGGTCGCAACGGCTCTGGAGCCTCTCCACAAAATCGACAAGGTGTACgcgtggtctgactctagcgtTGCGTTGACTTGGATAAAGTCTTGCCCTTCCAAGTGGAAAACTTTCGTGGCTAACCGCGTGAGCCACATCCAGGAGATTATCGCTCCTGATTGCTGGCGACACGTGAGGACTGGCGACAACCCTGCCGACTGTGGGTCGCGGGGCCTCTTGCCGGACGACCTGGTCCACCATAGTAACTGGTGGAAGGGTCCATCTTGGCTCGTGCTGGACAAGTCTGACTGGCCTAAGTCAACGTTATCAGTCGACGTGGATGTCCTACACGAAGAGCGCAAGGTGACTGTCCTTACTGTCTCTGTGCAGGAGACGTGGACAGACAACTTAATGAATAAGTTCTCGGCACTGAGGACACTCCAACGTGTCCTCGCCTATTGTTTTCGTTTCGTGCACAACGTAAGAAATCGGGAGACGCCCAACAACTTGTTGGACGGTCCTCTAACACCCCTGGAGATTAAACAGGCGCTTATGTTCCTCGTGCGTTCTGTTCAACAACACCACTTTGCTTCGGAGATCGAGAAAGTGAAAAACAATCTTTCGAACTTTCTCCCGAAAGCATTTAAGAAATTGTCTCCATTCCTCGATGACGCGGGTCTCTTGAGGGTGGGCGGACGCCTGTCGCGAGCTTCTCTCGAATTCGATGTTAAACATCCCCTGTTGCTACCTCGCGACGATCGTCTTACCTCCCTCTTGATCGACGAGTACCATAAGCGTTTCATGCACCCAGGCGTCCAGACGCTTCATAATTTGCTGGCGCAGCATTTCTGGATACTGTCCCCAAAGCGAGCTATCCACGCTGTCACGTCAAAATGCATGAAATGCTTCCGTGTTCGACCACTCGGTGCTCCTGCGCCGTTCATGGGCGACTTGCCGTCTTATCGGGTAGCCCAGCTCAAAGCTTTCCTGAGTGCTGCTGTCGAtttcgggggaccttttgacaTAGCTCTGGGTCGCGGGCGAGGTAACAAGACCTACAAGGGTTACATTTGCGTTTTCGTGTGCACCTCGACAAAGGCTGTACACACGGAGCTCGTCACTGAGCTGTCCTCAGACGCGTTTCTTGCCGCGCTTCGCCGCTTCGTCGCGCGTCGTGGTCGGTGTAACCGGTTGGTATCCGACCAGGGGAAGAATTTTGTCGGCGCGAGCAATATTTTGCAACGTATTGTAGGAGATGCTGCGACGCATAGCGAGATTAAATTCGAGTTCAATCCGCCAGGCAGCCCTCACTTCTCGGGTCTCGCTGAGGCCGGTATCAAGGCTGTTAAAACACATTTGGCTCGAGTCATCGGTAGTCAGAGGTTGACGTACGAAGAGTTTCTAACCATCTTGACCCAGGTCGAGGCTCTTCTTAATTCGAGACCCCTTACTCCTCTCAGTACCGATCCTAACGACTTATCGGCCCTTACTCCGGGCCATTTTCTCACAACGGAGCCCTTATCTGTCGTGCCCGAGGAAGACCTATCAGACGTTCGGGTTAGCCCTCTCCAACGCTGGAAGCTGCTTCAGAAGATGCACCAGGACTTCTGGAACAAATGGTCCAAGGAGTATATGCATACCCTCCACCAGCGGATGAAGTGGCACGATAGGCAACCCAACGTCCAAATTGGTGCACTAGTGCTCGTTGTGAATGAGCAGACGAGCCCAATGAAGTGGCCCCTGGGTCGCATCATCGACACACACCCCGGATCCGACGGGATCTGTCGTGTGGTCACTGTGCGCACGGCCATAGGGTTGTACAAACGGCCTGTGGTCAAACTGTGCCCACTGCCTGCATAG